Proteins encoded in a region of the Pelobates fuscus isolate aPelFus1 chromosome 11, aPelFus1.pri, whole genome shotgun sequence genome:
- the LOC134577229 gene encoding chemerin-like receptor 1, protein MESSTPTFFSSDSPSLDWEEDENKLSIDEIPSELEAVLRYLSIIIYSIAFLLGTVGNGLVIWIAGFRMKRTVNTVWFLNLAIADFIFTFFLPLSIAYTALGFDWPFGTLLCKLNSTVAFLNLFASVFLLTVISADRCVSVVRPVWSQNHRTPRLASMIALVVWMAAFFLCSPYLAFRDTIRDDEANVTHCYNNYAFSNDFSDIDVVALRSMRHQIMISVRFLFGFLFPFGLILVFYSLMALKLRRSHLSWSSRPFRVMASVVVAFFLCWFPYHILSVLEVVMHHCESKTLNIAVLIGSPLATSLAFFNSCLNPFLYVFLGRDFKESLRRSILSAFESAFSEEPGKTSDYRLKSRSLTDQEFQFT, encoded by the coding sequence ATGGAAAGTTCCACTCCCACATTCTTCTCATCAGATTCTCCTTCGTTGGACTGGGAGGAGGATGAAAACAAACTGTCTATTGATGAGATACCTTCGGAACTTGAAGCTGTCCTTCGTTatctttctattattatttacagCATTGCCTTTCTGCTGGGTACAGTTGGTAATGGTCTTGTCATTTGGATTGCTGGCTTTCGGATGAAAAGGACGGTTAATACTGTATGGTTCTTGAACTTGGCAATTGCTGACTTCATCTTCACGTTCTTTTTGCCTCTCAGCATTGCCTACACAGCTCTTGGATTTGACTGGCCTTTTGGAACCCTACTGTGCAAGTTAAACAGCACTGTTGCATTCCTCAACTTGTTTGCCAGTGTTTTCTTGCTCACTGTTATCAGTGCTGACCGGTGTGTCTCTGTGGTAAGGCCAGTGTGGTCTCAAAACCACAGAACTCCAAGATTGGCTTCCATGATTGCACTTGTTGTATGGATGGCAGCGTTTTTCCTTTGCTCCCCTTATTTGGCTTTCCGAGACACCATTAGAGATGATGAAGCCAATGTCACTCACTGTTACAACAATTATGCCTTCTCAAATGACTTTAGTGACATAGATGTGGTAGCTTTAAGGTCCATGAGACACCAGATCATGATTTCAGTTCGTTTTCTGTTTGGATTTCTGTTCCCATTTGGTCTTATCCTTGTTTTTTACTCTTTGATGGCTTTGAAACTGAGGAGAAGTCATCTATCATGGTCTAGTAGGCCTTTCAGAGTCATGGCTTCAGTTGTGGTTGCCTTCTTTCTATGTTGGTTTCCTTATCACATCCTTTCGGTCCTGGAGGTGGTCATGCACCACTGTGAGAGCAAGACTCTAAACATTGCTGTTCTTATTGGAAGTCCCTTGGCTACTAGTCTTGCATTTTTCAACAGTTGCCTAAACCCCTTCCTGTATGTGTTCCTGGGTAGAGATTTCAAAGAATCATTAAGAAGATCCATACTTTCTGCTTTTGAAAGTGCCTTCTCTGAGGAACCTGGAAAAACAAGTGATTATCGGTTAAAGTCTAGATCTCTGACTGACCAGGAGTTTCAGTTTACCTGA